The genomic DNA AAGCAGAAGCAAACCACTATATCGCTTCGCGATAATTTCAAATTTTGAATTTAAAATTTTAATTAAATGACTGAATGTCTTAATGTTTAAAAAATTTGAACATTTAAAAATTAAATTGAAACCTGCCTGCCGGTAGGCAAGGTTTAAAATTTAGAATTTAAAATTCTTAAAATGTCTAAACTTGTAATAGTAGAATCACCCACAAAAGCTAAAACTATTTCCAAATTCCTTGGAAGTGGTTTTAATGTTACCTCCTCATACGGACACATACGAGACCTTCCAAAGGGTGATCTTGGTATTGATACAGAAAACAACTTTGAGCCCAGGTATGTAATACCTACAAAGGCCAGAAAAAAACTTGGCGAACTTAAAAAAGCCATGGAGAAATCAGACGAGGTTATTCTTGCAACAGATGAAGACCGAGAGGGAGAGGCCATAGCGTGGCATCTTGTGCATGCTCTTGGGCTTAACGATCCAAAAAACAAAAAAGCTCAAGAGAAAATAGTAGAAAGGATTGTTTTTCATGAAATCACAAAAAATGCTATTGAAGACGCCTTAAAAAATCCAAGAGATATAAACATAGATCTTGTTAATGCCCAACAGGCAAGAAGAATTCTGGACAGGCTTGTGGGTTACAAGCTCTCCCCTTTTCTTTGGAAAAAAGTAATGCGCGGACTCTCCGCGGGGCGCGTGCAGTCTGTAGCCGTGCGCCTAATAGTGGAAAAGGAAAGGGAAATACAGGCATTTAAACCGGAGGAGTACTGGTCAATCCAAGCAGAACTTGAAAAAACACCGAATAGTTTTGTAGCAGATCTTTTTGCTAAAAATGGTAAAACGCTGGATAAAATGGCGGTAAAAAATAAAAAAGAGGCGGAAGACATCTTAAGCACTCTTAAAAAAGGTGAATGGAAAATTGAAGAAATAAAACAAAGAGACGTTAAAAAGAATCCATCTCCCCCTTTCACGACAAGCACGCTCCAGCAAACAGCGGGAAATAAGTTTGGGTATCCCGCAAAGCGCACAATGATGCTTGCGCAAAACCTATACGAACGTGGATTTATTACTTATCACAGAACAGACTCTCTTAGCCTTTCCTCAGGAGCTATAGAAGCAGGAAGAAATTATATTGAAAAAGAACTGGGCAAGAAGTACCTGCCTGATTCTCCGCGTTTTTACAAAACAAGAAGCAAGGGCGCGCAGGAAGCACACGAGGCAATACGCCCCACAGACCCCGCAAAAACACCTGACAGCCTAAAGTTGGAGGGTCCGCAGAAAAAACTGTATGAACTAATATGGCAGAGATTTCTTGCAAGCCAGATGTTGCCGGCTATATTTGCGGCAACAACAGTAGATGTAGCAACAGAGACCGAGTACTCTTTCCGCGCGACTGGGCAGATAATGCGGTTTGACGGATTCCTTAAAATTTATCCCGTCAAATTTCAGGAAGCCGAGCTTCCCGAACTTAAAAAGGGAGACCTTTTGAACTTACAAAAATTAACACCCAATCAACACTTTACAAAACCTCCCGCGAGGTACACAGAAGCCAGTCTCATAAAAGAGCTGGAAAAAAACGGTATAGGCCGCCCTTCAACATACGCGCCCACTATATCCACCATCCAGGATAGAAATTATGTTCAAAAAAATGAGCAGAAACGCCTCGCGCCAACAGAGGTGGGCTTTATAGTCACAGACCTGCTCATGGAACACTTCCCTACAATAGTTGATACAAAGTTTACCGCAAAAATGGAGCAGGATTTGGACGAAGTTGCCGAAGGCAAAGTTAAATGGCAAGAGGTAATGACAAAATTCTACGGCCCGTTTGAGAAAAACCTTGAAGAAAAATATGAAAAAGTAGAAAAGAAGGACATGACCGAAGAAACAGAAAAAATATGTCCTAAATGCGGCAAAAAACTAATAAAAAGAATGGGGCGTTTCGGATGGTTTTACGCGTGTAGCGGATTTCCCGAGTGTAAGCACACCGAAAATATTGAGTCCAAAGAAAATGATATTGACGTCCGTTGTCCTAAGTGTGTAGAAGGCAAAGTTGTAACTAAAAAAACACGAAGAGGAAAAATGTTTTGGGGATGCAATCGTTATCCCGACTGCGACTTTGCAACGTGGGACAAACCGCACGTTGAAGAGGTAAAAGGAACAACAAAAAAAGCTGTATCAAAGTGCTCCAAATGCGATTCCATACTTGTAGAAAAAAAGGGTGCTGT from Candidatus Spechtbacterales bacterium includes the following:
- the topA gene encoding type I DNA topoisomerase, which translates into the protein MSKLVIVESPTKAKTISKFLGSGFNVTSSYGHIRDLPKGDLGIDTENNFEPRYVIPTKARKKLGELKKAMEKSDEVILATDEDREGEAIAWHLVHALGLNDPKNKKAQEKIVERIVFHEITKNAIEDALKNPRDINIDLVNAQQARRILDRLVGYKLSPFLWKKVMRGLSAGRVQSVAVRLIVEKEREIQAFKPEEYWSIQAELEKTPNSFVADLFAKNGKTLDKMAVKNKKEAEDILSTLKKGEWKIEEIKQRDVKKNPSPPFTTSTLQQTAGNKFGYPAKRTMMLAQNLYERGFITYHRTDSLSLSSGAIEAGRNYIEKELGKKYLPDSPRFYKTRSKGAQEAHEAIRPTDPAKTPDSLKLEGPQKKLYELIWQRFLASQMLPAIFAATTVDVATETEYSFRATGQIMRFDGFLKIYPVKFQEAELPELKKGDLLNLQKLTPNQHFTKPPARYTEASLIKELEKNGIGRPSTYAPTISTIQDRNYVQKNEQKRLAPTEVGFIVTDLLMEHFPTIVDTKFTAKMEQDLDEVAEGKVKWQEVMTKFYGPFEKNLEEKYEKVEKKDMTEETEKICPKCGKKLIKRMGRFGWFYACSGFPECKHTENIESKENDIDVRCPKCVEGKVVTKKTRRGKMFWGCNRYPDCDFATWDKPHVEEVKGTTKKAVSKCSKCDSILVEKKGAVVCSNKECKHKATDKTPVDK